Proteins co-encoded in one Marinifilum sp. JC120 genomic window:
- the tilS gene encoding tRNA lysidine(34) synthetase TilS, translating to MQSLPSKIQDLDPIQAKLCLNIEKFGNLKSNTNFASRSMLVGVSGGIDSTALLIIATLLARKSGGRVFCAHVDHSLRDESAEDRAFVEELCSQLDVPVESLKADVAGYAQLNSVGLEEAGRIIRYDFFNQCLKKFKADYLLLAHHIGDLSEDIVMRLIRGTGWPALAGMDAYDPKRKLLRPLLSTKKNELEEFLNSIDCRWREDESNLSDDYTRNRVRNNIMPLLNAENSNLGAGLIRLKNQAELDEAYWDEQIAAVSEHIESAENGETFLPCSILNKCHSALRFRIYKKILDELGPGHALFDSIMQLDQAFSARKSGSTFQFPGNKVVKVNKAGLLFNVN from the coding sequence ATGCAATCTTTGCCAAGCAAAATTCAGGATTTAGATCCCATACAGGCAAAATTGTGTTTGAATATCGAAAAGTTCGGAAACCTTAAATCAAATACAAATTTTGCCAGCAGATCCATGCTCGTCGGCGTATCCGGTGGCATTGATTCTACTGCTTTATTGATTATCGCTACCCTGCTCGCTCGTAAATCGGGTGGCAGGGTTTTTTGCGCCCATGTGGATCATAGTTTGCGGGATGAGTCTGCTGAAGATCGCGCTTTTGTCGAAGAGTTATGTAGTCAGCTGGATGTTCCGGTTGAATCGCTTAAAGCTGATGTTGCAGGCTATGCCCAGCTGAATTCCGTGGGACTTGAAGAGGCTGGGCGCATTATCCGTTATGATTTTTTCAACCAGTGCTTGAAGAAATTTAAAGCTGATTATCTGCTGCTGGCTCATCATATCGGTGATTTATCGGAAGATATTGTTATGCGGCTCATTCGGGGCACTGGTTGGCCAGCCCTTGCAGGAATGGACGCTTATGATCCGAAGCGAAAACTGTTACGTCCGTTGCTTTCTACTAAAAAAAATGAGCTTGAAGAATTTCTGAATTCAATAGATTGCCGGTGGCGCGAAGACGAAAGTAATCTTAGTGATGACTATACCCGTAACCGGGTCCGAAATAATATCATGCCCCTGCTCAATGCAGAAAATTCTAATCTGGGTGCAGGACTAATCAGGTTGAAAAATCAAGCTGAGCTTGATGAAGCTTATTGGGATGAGCAAATTGCTGCCGTTTCTGAACATATTGAGTCAGCCGAGAACGGTGAAACATTCTTGCCTTGTTCTATTTTGAACAAATGCCATTCTGCTTTAAGGTTCCGTATTTATAAAAAAATTTTAGATGAACTTGGTCCGGGACACGCCCTTTTTGATTCAATAATGCAACTGGATCAGGCTTTTTCTGCCCGCAAGTCTGGTTCAACCTTCCAATTCCCCGGAAACAAGGTCGTTAAGGTCAATAAAGCAGGGCTCTTATTCAATGTTAATTAG
- a CDS encoding adenylate kinase has product MNILIFGPNGSGKGTQGALAKKKFDLDHIESGAIFRKHIGGGTELGMKAKEYIDKGELVPDDITIPMVLDVLQSSSENGWLLDGFPRSIVQAEKLWEALEKDGVKLDYVIEILLPREVAKNRIMGRRLCENDPNHPNNKFIDAIKPEGDKCRVCGGALSERADDQDEDAISKRHDIYYDDKTGTVAAAYFYKDLAPKAGFKYIELDGEGTIDAIKETLMAQLV; this is encoded by the coding sequence ATGAATATTCTTATTTTTGGACCCAACGGTAGTGGTAAAGGAACTCAGGGCGCTCTCGCTAAGAAAAAATTCGACCTCGATCACATCGAATCTGGCGCAATCTTCCGTAAGCACATCGGTGGCGGCACCGAGCTCGGTATGAAAGCTAAAGAATACATTGATAAAGGTGAACTCGTTCCTGATGATATCACCATCCCCATGGTTCTGGACGTTCTCCAGTCTTCCAGCGAAAATGGCTGGTTGCTCGACGGTTTCCCCCGCTCTATCGTACAGGCTGAAAAGCTTTGGGAAGCTCTGGAAAAAGACGGCGTAAAGCTCGACTACGTTATCGAAATCCTGCTGCCCCGCGAAGTTGCTAAAAACCGCATCATGGGCCGTCGCCTTTGCGAAAACGATCCTAACCACCCCAACAACAAATTCATCGACGCTATCAAGCCCGAAGGCGACAAATGTCGCGTATGTGGCGGTGCTCTTTCCGAGCGCGCTGATGACCAGGACGAAGATGCAATCAGCAAACGTCACGACATCTACTATGATGACAAGACCGGTACTGTTGCAGCAGCATACTTCTACAAAGATCTGGCTCCTAAAGCTGGCTTTAAATACATTGAACTCGACGGTGAAGGCACCATCGATGCGATCAAAGAGACCCTCATGGCTCAGCTCGTATAG
- a CDS encoding transferase, which translates to MRRVKKLINHIISRVNVNLRPMGLDVEQALVSTIDVNKLTDDYAYYALSIDHPIYFRFRESNLGGSYFLGKCDVDRSIIVRSDIRGDELKAEGTEVEFGGVKTELYRDEIILVVNSFLFKTLVHNHSRNPEIPELFRIQNTVSMHYANIHGTTTEGAYLGAFSTADLSVLHNCILGNYSYVQAGDLSKVCIDPGRIWIKAEGKYEFDYSYPQATLEEYISWDQDGELIGLFADFLKGRRSDFLPVYDSLADKFPVWVPENAFVSRYAVVKGNCNIGENCLVAQRAYIENSELGAGSNAQENSFIVDTCFAGLVVVAHGGKLVHSNIGKKVFIGFNSFLHGTEENKVSVGGGSIVMPHTIIHASEPIDIPDETIVWGYVTKQSDLETQSMSLANFSKGKAICMDRMSFYGDGAAFIRDFQNRIEHILVENGARFDGNAESRGHAQRTQYVSYNLFQPYLAGEKQGMFPTIIVEDD; encoded by the coding sequence ATGAGAAGAGTCAAGAAGCTTATCAATCATATTATATCAAGGGTAAATGTAAATCTCAGGCCCATGGGGCTTGATGTTGAACAGGCCTTGGTCAGTACTATTGATGTTAATAAACTTACTGATGATTATGCATACTACGCATTGTCTATTGACCATCCCATCTATTTCCGGTTCCGGGAAAGTAATCTCGGAGGATCGTATTTTCTTGGAAAATGTGATGTAGACCGCTCAATAATTGTTAGAAGTGACATCCGCGGTGACGAGCTAAAGGCTGAAGGAACTGAAGTTGAATTCGGCGGTGTTAAAACGGAACTTTACCGTGATGAAATTATTTTAGTTGTAAACAGTTTCCTTTTCAAAACTCTGGTTCACAACCATTCCCGCAATCCAGAAATCCCCGAACTTTTCCGTATCCAGAATACTGTCTCCATGCATTATGCCAACATCCATGGCACAACTACTGAAGGGGCTTACCTCGGAGCGTTCTCAACTGCGGACCTTTCTGTTCTCCATAATTGTATTCTTGGTAATTACAGCTATGTTCAGGCTGGTGATCTTTCGAAAGTCTGTATTGATCCGGGCCGTATCTGGATTAAGGCTGAAGGAAAGTACGAATTTGATTACAGCTATCCGCAGGCGACCCTTGAAGAGTATATTTCATGGGATCAGGATGGTGAACTTATAGGGCTGTTTGCTGATTTTCTCAAAGGTCGCAGAAGTGACTTTCTGCCTGTTTACGATTCGCTGGCAGATAAGTTCCCGGTCTGGGTTCCTGAAAATGCCTTTGTTAGCCGTTATGCTGTAGTCAAAGGGAATTGTAATATTGGCGAGAACTGCCTTGTGGCTCAGCGGGCATATATTGAAAATTCGGAACTCGGAGCCGGTTCCAATGCTCAGGAAAACAGTTTTATTGTGGATACCTGCTTTGCCGGACTGGTCGTCGTAGCTCACGGCGGTAAATTGGTTCATTCCAATATCGGCAAGAAAGTATTCATCGGCTTTAACTCATTCCTGCATGGAACAGAGGAAAACAAAGTTTCTGTTGGTGGCGGTTCAATCGTCATGCCCCATACCATTATTCACGCTTCCGAGCCTATTGATATTCCGGATGAAACAATCGTTTGGGGTTATGTGACCAAACAAAGCGATCTTGAAACACAGTCCATGTCGCTGGCTAATTTTTCTAAAGGAAAGGCCATTTGCATGGACAGAATGTCTTTTTACGGTGACGGTGCGGCATTTATCCGCGACTTTCAGAACCGTATTGAACATATTCTGGTGGAAAATGGTGCTCGTTTTGACGGCAATGCCGAAAGCAGAGGGCATGCCCAGAGAACGCAATATGTTTCCTATAATTTATTTCAGCCTTATCTGGCCGGGGAAAAGCAGGGCATGTTCCCGACTATTATTGTTGAGGATGATTAG